The Chlorocebus sabaeus isolate Y175 chromosome 1, mChlSab1.0.hap1, whole genome shotgun sequence genome includes a region encoding these proteins:
- the HYLS1 gene encoding centriolar and ciliogenesis-associated protein HYLS1 isoform X2 has protein sequence MEELLPDRQIWANMDPEERMLAAATAFTHICAGQGEGDVRREAQSIQYDPYSKASIAPGKRPTLPVQLQYPHVESNVTSETVSEASQRLRKPVMKRKVLRRKPDGEVLVTDESIISESESGTENDQGLWDLRQRLMNVQFQEDKESSFDISQKFNPPHEYQGISQDQLICSLQREGMGSPAYEQDLIVASRPKSFILPKLDQLSRNRGKTDRVARYFEYKRDWDSIRLPGEDHRKELRWGVREQMLCRAEPQSKPQHIYVPNNYLVPTEKKRSALRWGVRCDLANGVIPRKLPFPLSPS, from the coding sequence ATGGAAGAACTTCTACCTGATAGACAAATATGGGCTAATATGGATCCAGAAGAACGAATGTTGGCAGCTGCTACAGCTTTTACCCACATCTGTGCAGGGCAGGGTGAAGGAGATGTTAGGAGAGAAGCCCAATCTATCCAATATGATCCCTACAGTAAAGCTTCAATAGCCCCAGGAAAGCGACCTACTCTTCCTGTGCAACTACAATACCCACATGTAGAAAGTAATGTCACTTCAGAAACAGTCTCTGAGGCCTCCCAAAGACTCCGAAAGCCGGTGATGAAGAGAAAGGTGCTGCGTAGAAAGCCAGATGGGGAAGTATTAGTAACAGATGAGTCAATTATCAGTGAATCAGAATCTGGTACAGAAAATGATCAGGGTCTCTGGGACTTAAGACAAAGGCTGATGAATGTGCAGTTCCAGGAAGACAAGGAATCTTCATTTGATATTTCACAAAAATTTAATCCACCACATGAATACCAAGGAATTTCTCAAGATCAGCTCATTTGCTCTCTACAAAGAGAAGGAATGGGCTCTCCAGCTTACGAACAAGACCTGATTGTTGCCAGCAGACCCAAGTCCTTTATTCTCCCAAAGCTGGACCAGTTAAGCCGAAACCGGGGCAAGACAGACCGGGTAGCCCGGTATTTTGAGTACAAACGGGACTGGGACTCAATACGTTTACCTGGTGAAGATCATAGGAAGGAATTACGCTGGGGTGTCCGAGAGCAGATGCTTTGTCGAGCAGAACCCCAATCCAAACCTCAGCACATATATGTCCCAAACAATTATCTAGTACCAACAGAGAAGAAAAGGTCTGCACTCCGTTGGGGTGTTCGTTGTGACCTTGCAAATGGTGTCATACCCAGGaagcttcccttccctctttctccttcttaa
- the HYLS1 gene encoding centriolar and ciliogenesis-associated protein HYLS1 isoform X1 yields the protein MPELYCPVLGPEDGKTVESRSKSGNESRRSYSVGEAMEELLPDRQIWANMDPEERMLAAATAFTHICAGQGEGDVRREAQSIQYDPYSKASIAPGKRPTLPVQLQYPHVESNVTSETVSEASQRLRKPVMKRKVLRRKPDGEVLVTDESIISESESGTENDQGLWDLRQRLMNVQFQEDKESSFDISQKFNPPHEYQGISQDQLICSLQREGMGSPAYEQDLIVASRPKSFILPKLDQLSRNRGKTDRVARYFEYKRDWDSIRLPGEDHRKELRWGVREQMLCRAEPQSKPQHIYVPNNYLVPTEKKRSALRWGVRCDLANGVIPRKLPFPLSPS from the exons ATGCCAGAACTATACTGTCCTGTTTTAGGACCTGAAGATGGCAAGACAGTAGAAAGCAGGAGTAAGAGTGGAAATGAAAGCAG AAGGTCCTACAGTGTAGGGGAAGCAATGGAAGAACTTCTACCTGATAGACAAATATGGGCTAATATGGATCCAGAAGAACGAATGTTGGCAGCTGCTACAGCTTTTACCCACATCTGTGCAGGGCAGGGTGAAGGAGATGTTAGGAGAGAAGCCCAATCTATCCAATATGATCCCTACAGTAAAGCTTCAATAGCCCCAGGAAAGCGACCTACTCTTCCTGTGCAACTACAATACCCACATGTAGAAAGTAATGTCACTTCAGAAACAGTCTCTGAGGCCTCCCAAAGACTCCGAAAGCCGGTGATGAAGAGAAAGGTGCTGCGTAGAAAGCCAGATGGGGAAGTATTAGTAACAGATGAGTCAATTATCAGTGAATCAGAATCTGGTACAGAAAATGATCAGGGTCTCTGGGACTTAAGACAAAGGCTGATGAATGTGCAGTTCCAGGAAGACAAGGAATCTTCATTTGATATTTCACAAAAATTTAATCCACCACATGAATACCAAGGAATTTCTCAAGATCAGCTCATTTGCTCTCTACAAAGAGAAGGAATGGGCTCTCCAGCTTACGAACAAGACCTGATTGTTGCCAGCAGACCCAAGTCCTTTATTCTCCCAAAGCTGGACCAGTTAAGCCGAAACCGGGGCAAGACAGACCGGGTAGCCCGGTATTTTGAGTACAAACGGGACTGGGACTCAATACGTTTACCTGGTGAAGATCATAGGAAGGAATTACGCTGGGGTGTCCGAGAGCAGATGCTTTGTCGAGCAGAACCCCAATCCAAACCTCAGCACATATATGTCCCAAACAATTATCTAGTACCAACAGAGAAGAAAAGGTCTGCACTCCGTTGGGGTGTTCGTTGTGACCTTGCAAATGGTGTCATACCCAGGaagcttcccttccctctttctccttcttaa